The segment ACGTTTATCCGCGTTTAAATGCCTCATTAAAGGCTCTTTGGGCGTACTCTCTGAGGGTCATTCCTTCGCTCTTGGCGAGCTTCTTGAGGAGCTTCTGAGCACCGCTGCCATACTGAGCGGCCTTTTTGTCCCTCTCAGCTATCCACTTCGGAAGACCAAGCTCCACGGCAACTTCCCTGAGGATCGCTTTTCTGATGCCCTTCCTTATCTTGGCCTCGGG is part of the Thermococcus sp. JdF3 genome and harbors:
- a CDS encoding asparagine synthase-related protein, with the translated sequence PEAKIRKGIRKAILREVAVELGLPKWIAERDKKAAQYGSGAQKLLKKLAKSEGMTLREYAQRAFNEAFKRG